The region TCGAACTGTCCAGTTCGCTTTCAATCGTCAAATTGAAAAAATCAAGTTGTTTATTGACTTCTTTAGCATAACTTTCAGTTACGTTGATAGCCGCTAAAATATAATGAAACGGGTTTTCCCGTTTATCAAGAACAAGTTGATCATTGTGTCTTTTCCACAAAATCGGCAAGTTGCCATACTGAAAAGAAGTGATACTGCCCATATCTTCTGTTTTTTCAAGCGAGACAGTGATGAATTGATCAACCGCTACTAAAATAGCAGGATGACCAGGCTCCACAACTGCATATTCACCTGCAATGTACAATTTTCCAGGTGCTGAAACTTCAATCATTCAATATTTCCTCCTTATAAACTACAGTGTCAATTGCTTGTTAGTACTTGTAATCCCGGACCGGGTTTAGCAACAATCAATTGATCGTTTTGAAAAACTTCTGCAAATCTCGTTTTAATTTTAGCACTATCTGATAAACGGCATAAGACTTTCACATTTGGTCCTGCATCCATTGTGAAATAACAAGGAATACCTTCTTTTCGCAATTGGCGTACTAACTGCATGGCAACAACACTGTCTGGCTCCCAATAAGAAAGCGGCGGGTTAGCACCTAACATGGTTCCATGCATTTTCATCCCATTGCTTTCTGTTATTTCGCCTAATTTTTGGAAGTCTTGCGAACGGATAGCTTCTTTTATTTCGATCAGATCCTTGGCTGTGCTTTCTAGCCAACCGGCATAAAAAGGAGAAGTAGCTACCGTGTTTTTCATTCCTTCACGGCTGGATACGGACTTCTCGTGATGGTTGACAACTACAACCACCATGCCAATATCCCAACAGGCATCATCGATAGGAACAGCATAAGAATCTGCAGAAGTAGTTCCCATCTGCCATTCAACAAAGCCGCCGTATATACTGCGGGTAGCTGAACCAGAACCGCGTCGTGCAATTAAAGATAAGTCGCGCGGGTTTAAATCTAAGCCGCTCGCTAGATTAGCTGCTCCTGCTAAGGCAGCCATACCTGAAGCAGAAGAAGCAAGCCCAGCAGCTGTTGGTACAAAGTTTGTACTTTTAATCAAAGCCGGAGATGAAATGCCAGCTGGTTCTCTAAAGAGCTGTAAAAAACGGCTGACTTTTTGAGTAGCTGCTGTATCCTGTAAGTGATCATTTAAATAAAATGTGTCTTGATCAACGTCAGCGTTAAAAGAAACAGAAGTTTCTGTGTAAAAAGCATCCAGCGTCAAAGACAGGCTGCTACTTGTCGGTAAAATCAATTCTTCATTACGTTTGCCCCAGTATTTGATCAGAGCAATATTGGTGTAAGCTCGTACTTTTTTTTCAGTCATTCCATTAGTCCTCTCCCATTTTGTGAATCCATGTATTCACTGCTCCGGCTTTTAATAAAGCAGCAGAAATACGGTCAGCACTTGTTTTATTATCGGCCAAAGCAATCATACATCCGCCGCGTCCGCCGCCGGTCAGCTTAGCGCCTAAAGCATCAGTTGCTAAAGCTGCAGCAACAAGCTGATTTAACTCTTTATTGCTCACGCCTAAAAAATCCAAAAGATGGTGCGCTTCATTCATATAAACACCTAAATCAGCCGGCCGGTTCTGTTCAATGGCTAATTTTGCTTGTCGCGTTAGTTTGCCAAGAGTATGGATGCCAACTGTTGTTTTTTCAGGAGAGCGTTGAGATAAAAGAGCGATACTATTTATGGCTTCTTTAGTTTGGCCGGTAACTCCTGTATCGGCTACGACTAAATAAGCAGATACGTTTAACGAAAAAGGAATAATCGGCTGTCCCTTAATGAAAAAAAGAGGGGATTGGCTGCTCGTCATAGCCGTGTCTAAACCGCTGGGATTTCCATGAGCAATCTTTTCAGAGATATCGGTCAATTCCATTAAACAAGCAGTGGTCAACTCTTTTTTAAAATAATTAAAAAGCGCACGGATAGTTGCAGCAGCAACAGCAGCACTAGAACCCATTCCTCGTTCCGCCGGGATAGTACTTTTAATCGTAATACTAAAGTTTTCAAGTGGTTGTTGCAGTTTTTCAAGTGTCTTCATAATAACGGTTGTTACATTCAATAATCGTTCTGGTGCCTGAGAAAATGGGCCATGATAGAAAAAACAATCCAGTGTCACAGGACCAGTTATTTTTTTAATCGTTGTTTCAATTGAAGTAGCAGGAAAAGGTATGGCCACAGCAGGCTCGCCATAAACAACGGAATGTTCTCCCATCAAAATAATTTTTCCATTTGCTGTACCTGTTGCTTTCATGAAATTACTCCTTTTTTATTCATCTTTTTTATAATAAACAAGAAGGCCATCAAAGGAAAGGGAAAAGCTGATTAAACGAGCTTTCTATCCTTTCAGCTTTGTTCTTTTTATAAAGCGGCCAACTTTTCAACGATCCAAGGAGCAGCGTAGAGAGTCATAAACTGAATCCCGTAATTAACTCCCATTTTATTTAGTGTCCCGCAGATGATCCCAATCAATAAAACACCGAAGATATTGATTAAACCAGCGTCCATGTAGGCTAATAGTAGGATAAATGAAATGAACAACCCTAAAACAGCTTCATGAGGAATTTTGGTCAGGACAAAATGAGAAATGAGTCCTGCATAACGAATAATGATAACATAAGAAATCAAGCTGGATATCACTGCGCCTACTAAAATAGCCCAAACAAATTCGCCCCGGCTCAACAGATGGTGCAAGTTATGTGTTACCGTGAAAACAGGCGGTGCATTGAATAAAGCACTTCCTGGTCCAATAGCAGTTGGTGATAATGGAATACCTAAAGCAATCAATGGAATGATAATACCTGATAGGTAAGTTGAATGAGCCAGTGCACTCATTGATGTGATAGTCGTTGAAGCTTTTTCAACAGGGTCTTTTTTTCGATTAGCCACAGCTTCGCCGAATAAGATAATCAAACCGACAGGGCTTAAAACAAATAAAAAATTCGAAATAAAAGAAACCAATGAAGCTGATTTTATTTCTTGTTTAGATAAAATTTTAAAAGGATTCAAACGTTGTTTTTTATTTAATTCTTTTGGAATCGCAATCGTTTTTAATTGGTCCGTCAACATGTTGGTCCGATTGTCTTTATTTAATAAAGACATAAGCGAAATGATCAGTGGTCCGATGGTGATACCTAAGAAAAAAGAAGTTGTGATATTGGTATCTTTTGGAACTACACCCATTCCCCAATAAAGGTGACGCAGACTTTGGAATAATAACGCTAATGGCACGATACTAAGCAGTGCTAAAGATTTGTGTTTTCCAATCACAGATAAAAAAACAGCACCGATAACAAATAATAAGGAAGCATAAGGTTGAATGACTGTAGCAAAAGGAGTTAGCAAGTTAGCTAACAACAAAGAAACTGGGACAGAAACAACCGTACCGATCAAAGATCCGGCAGCCATTTTTTTGATTGTAATCGTGGATAAACCTTGGTTTTTTAAGTATAAAGCATGTTCAATCATCGGACTGGATAAAACTCCGCCCGGCAATCCCACAAGAGCAGTGGGCATGGCATTGGTTAAATTTAATGTTATGATAGCTGAAATGAAAAAGGTCAAAATAATCATCGGAGCTGTTCCTGCTAAAACGAGTGCCAACGAAACGGGTACAAGAACGGAAGTTTCATCTGTTCCAGGAATAAAACCGATAAAGGTATACAATACAACAGCTGATAGTGAAGCAACAACCATTTGAAACAATAAGAAGATATCCATTAGTCTGATTCTCCTTGTTCGTTAGTCTGCTGGCCATCCAGTACGATTATTCGTTTAGGTTTTATTAAGACAGCAGAAATAATAAAACCAATGACGGCACCCGCTAAACCGTAAAAAAGCTGTTGGCTTTGATTGCCGCTGGGCGCGAGAAAAAAAGCTCCCATTGTCAAAATGCTTGAAATAAGAATAGCCCCTACCAAACTATTCAATGCAACAACATCTCCCCAAATTTCAACCAGATCTTTTTTTTCTTTCATATTTAAACTCCTTTTTTATTGATGTGAGTCTTCGCAAAATAAAAAGAGACCCTTAATTCATAAAAAAAGTTGAGACTACTCCTACTCCCAACAAAACCATATTACACTAAATCGAGCAAAAAAGACTAGTTAAGTTTCTTTAAAGATGAAAAAGCTTAGTAAAAGGTTTCATTCAAAGGCTATAAAAAGAAAGTATTATTTGGTACAATTATGCCGAAGTTGAAAGAACTTGGAGGTTCGCCGGATGAAAGAATCAGCAACGTATCATATTATTGAACGGAATGAATGGAAAGAGTTAAATAAAAACACAGTCGCACCGTTGTCTCATCAAGAATTAGAAGAACTTACAGGTTTGAATGACCGAATTTCGATAAAAGATGTGGAAGAAGTATATGTACCGATCATTCAACTATTGGATGTGTATATACGTCAGTATGAACAACTACAAGCACAAAAAAATAAATTTTTGGGTAAAAAAACGATAAGCAAACCCTATATTATCGGGATAGCAGGAAGTGTGGCCGTAGGAAAAAGTACGACTGCACGCTTATTGCAGACGATGCTTTCTCGTGTATATAAAAATAAAACGGTGGATATGATCACAACCGATGGTTTTCTTTACCCCAATGCGGTATTGCAAAAAGAACAGATCATGGACCGTAAAGGATTTCCAGAAAGTTATGATATGCCACGTTTGATTTCTTTTTTAGGAGATGTAAAAAATGGCAAGGAAAATGTGACCACGCCAGTTTATTCTCATGAAATTTACGACATTGTTGAAGGAGAATTTCATGTATTGAACAAGCCGGATATTTTAATAGTAGAGGGAATAAATATTTTGCAGTTGCCTGCTAATGAGCAAATTTACATCAGTGATTTTTTTGACTTTTCGATGTACGTTGATGCTGAACCGGCACAAATTGAAAAATGGTATTTAGAACGATTTGGAGTGCTATTAGATACAGCTTTTACCGATCCTGATAACTATTATTATTCTTATGCACAAGGTAATCGGGAAGATGCGTTTGCCATGGCCCGAGGAGTTTGGAAAAAAGTCAATTTGCGCAACTTGATGGAGTTTATTTTACCAACGCGCAATCGAGCAGATTTGATCTTGCATAAGAGCGGAAATCATGTGATCGACCACTTATTGTTGCGAAAATATTAAAAAAAGACAGAAAAGCGTTTTCGTTGTGTTGACCTGTTTCACAAGAGCCGATACAATAAAGCTTAGTAGAATTTACAGATTAGTCTGCTTTAGAGTAGAAAAAATTAGATGGGGTGAACTGCGTGGCAATGGCTACTGATTTAACAAATATTGAAAAAATTATCGTGCTTGATTTTGGAAGTCAATACAATCAATTGATTACACGACGTATTCGTGAATTTGGTGTGTTTTCTGAATTAATTTCTCACAAAGTAACAGCTGAAGAGCTAAGCAAGATGAATGCAAAAGGAATTATCTTCTCAGGCGGACCAATGAGCGTTTACGATGAAGGAGCCTTTACCATTGATCAAAAGATTTTTGAACTAGGCATACCCATTTTAGGAATCTGTTATGGTATGCAATTAATGACAACTGCATTAGGCGGAAAAGTAGCAGCCAGCTCAAACCGTGAATACGGAAAAGCGGATATCGAAATCACTAATTCGGCAGCCCCTGTATTTGAAGCTTTAGCAGCACAAGAAACCGTTTGGATGAGCCATGGTGATTTGGTGACACATGTTCCAGAAGGCTTCACAGTTACAGCAACCAGCCCTCATTGTCCAATTGCTTCGATGTTCGATCCAGCAAGAAACTTCCATGCTGTTCAATTTCATCCTGAAGTGCGCCATACAGAACAAGGCAATGCCATGCTGAAAAACTTTGCGTTTAACATTTGCGGATGTAAAGGAACATGGAGCATCAGCAACTTTATTGATATTGAAATTGCAAAAATCCGGGAAACAGTAGGCGATAAAAAAGTCTTACTAGCTTTATCCGGCGGGGTCGATTCAAGTGTTGTAGGTGTTTTACTGCAAAAAGCGATCGGCGATCAGCTGACGTGTATCTTTGTTGACCACGGCTTGTTGCGTAAAGATGAAGGCGACCAAGTAATGGATAGTTTGGAAGGCAAATTCGGCTTGAATGTTATCCGTGTAGATGCGAAAAAACGCTTTATGGATAAATTAGCTGGTGTCAGCGATCCTGAACAAAAACGTAAAATTATCGGAAATGAATTTATTTATGTTTTTGATGACGAAGCGACAAAATTAAAAGGCATTGAATTTTTGGCACAAGGAACGCTTTACACGGACGTGATCGAAAGTGGAACCGATACGGCTCAAACGATCAAATCACATCACAACGTAGGCGGATTGCCTGAAGACATGCAGTTTAAATTGATCGAACCTTTAAATACTCTGTTTAAAGATGAAGTTCGTGAATTAGGCATCGAATTGGGTATGCCAGAAAGCTTAGTTTGGCGTCAACCTTTCCCAGGTCCTGGATTAGGTATTCGTGTCCTTGGTGAACTGACAGAAGAAAAACTAGAAATCGTGCGTGAAAGTGATGCTATTTTACGTGAAGAGATTGCAGCAGCAGGTCTTGACCGTGACATTTGGCAATATTTCACCGTTCTGCCAGGAATCCGCAGCGTCGGAGTTATGGGAGACGGCCGGACATACGACTACACAGTCGGTATTCGTGCTGTAACCTCGATTGACGGTATGACAAGTGATTTTGCACGTATCCCATGGGATGTCTTGCAAAAGATCTCTGTGCGCATTGTAAATGAAGTTGCACATGTTAACCGTATCGTGTACGACATTACGAGCAAGCCACCAGCAACTATTGAGTGGGAATAGAATTGATGTGCCCGAAAAATCCTATTAATCAGGTCTTTTCGGGCTTTTTTCTATTTCTTGATAATATCTTATTCTATAAAAAGCTTCTAAAGTCTTTTTTGTTATCAAGACTTTAGAACTTTTTTTGTATTGAAAATTCTATAAACTTTTCTTAAGCAACTTATGATGCATTGAAAAATTTTACAATGATAAAATAGGCGAGCAACCATAAGACGATACCTGTCACTAAAAAAATGACGACTATCTTTAATATATCTTGAGCTTCTCCAACGGGAAACCATCCACTTAAGAGGAGGCACGGAAGAACCGTACCTAACATGATGATAAAATGTACTACAGATTGTTTTAATAGTGACCAATGCTTTATATCATAGATAACAGATGCAGCAGCAACAGCAGTTATGATCAATCCCGTAACAAATGTGGATCTTACCTGAAACGAATCTAGATTTTGTGCTTTCATGAGGAAAGAGATTCCTGTCATGATGATAAAAGGAATAGCTCCCCTTAACAGAACTTTTTTGAATAATATCATAAGCCATCCTCCTGCTGTTCATGTTCCTCTTGATAGTTGCCATTTCTTCATATAATGCGTTTGCATCTCTTGATTATATTCTACCATCATTTTTTTCAGTAACAATTAAACGCATTTGAAGTATCTGAATGTCGAAAATCTGCACGAATGTTTACTTATATCCTTAATAAGTTATATAGCTTGTGTTATAAGTACTATCAAAAAATTTCGTTTACTTAATAGTTAAATTTAAACTATTTAAACGTAATCGTTTATCTTGCAACTTGAATTTGTTATCTTCATAAGTAAGGAGGCGATAGTGTGTTTGATATTATTTTATTTATCTTAAAGGTTGCGGCGATTATTTTTTTTGTTACCATTATTATACGTTGGCGATTCAAAATTACGCTTAATAGTTCTTTAAAACTCGAAGCCAGACGTGTACCGAAACTTTCAGATAAGACTTTACAAAAAAGAATACGACAAGCAGAAAAATTCATGAAAATAAATTTTTGAATGGGTTCATTAGCTTATTTCTTGCCGATGAGTACAGCGAATACAAAAATAAACTTATGCAACTGTATAAACAAGAATTAGCTAAAAGAAGTTAGCTTATTAATGTGTAAAGAATAAAAACTGAAGAGACGAGTTTTTTCAATCGTTCCAGTTTTTATTTAGCATTAAGTTTTATTTTAATCAAATATTCTGTATCTTTTTAAAAGAATACAGGGTTAGAAAGGATGATAAGTATGGAGACAAAAAAAAACGCATTAGATCAGGGACCTTTTTTTCACGGCACAAAAGCAGCTTTAGAATTAGGGGACATGCTTGAACCGAAAAACAAATCAAATTTTGAAGGAGATCGGATCTCAAACTATATTTATTTTACTGCTACACTTGATGCGGCAAAATGGGGCGCAGAATTGGCACAAGGAGCGAGAAAAGAGCGGATCTATTTAGTAGAACCAACCGGCACTTTTGAGAATGATCCTAATTTGACCGATAAGCGGTTTCCTGGCAACCCAACGCGCTCTTATCGCTCTTCTTCTCCATTGAAAGTCGTTGCTGAACTTGCAAATTGGGAGCAACATCCCAAAGAAACCATTGATCAAATGCTTGCTGATCTACAAAAAATTCGAGAGGAAGGCAAAGCAGACATTGAGGATTAAAAAATAATCTGTTCGTCCAAGAAGGATAAAAGCAGCCCTTCGTTAATACTTTGCTCTAACATGTTGTTTTACATAATCCGAATAATGACTTCATAATGAATGGGCTTATCTAAGTTGTTTTTGTTATTTATGTTAAGCCAATTAGTTGTAAAATGGATTTTAAAAAAGAGGTGAGAGTTGTAAATGAAAAATGAATCTAAACCACTCGTACATGACCTGCATAATAGTCTCGATCAACCCAATATGGAAGATATTAAAGAAGTTTTATTAAAAGTGTACACGAAGTTGGAAGAGTCTAAAGAAAATGTTCCTCTTATTAATCGTCTTGTTAATTTTATTTATTTTACTGGCTGCCATCAAAAATTAACCTTTAGTAAAGAACAGGAAAGCTTGATTAGAAAATTGAGTGAGATTGGACAAACAGCTGGAGTGAATGGGGTATACCGTTCTAGCTATGGTGATAAAACACAGTTTTAAAAATTAGTTATATGTATTAATCTTAGAATAAGAATAATAAACAAAAAGCTTACAAGTATTGTTTCGAATATTTGCAAGCTTTTTTAGGTTGTGTAGTTAAAAATAAAAGTAGTAACTGTTCAATAGATACTCATTGTCGTATTTTTCAGCCATTTTTAATAAGAGACCTTTTACAGCGTTGATGGAATACGTTCCTTTTTTAAATGACTCAATATAAGAAAGGTATTTTTTCTTTTCTGATTCTATTGCTTGGTCTTTAAAATAACCCCATACATGAGATGCAGCATTCAGCTGATGTCCTTGGCTTGGCTCTATAGTAAGCGCTTGGTCAATAAGTGCATAAAACTCTACCACCGGGTAACCTGCTTTGTCTTTTAATAAGTTGCGAATCTCTTTGTAACGATTTGGGTCGTGTTCCAGAATATTGTATTTATAGCGAGCCCATTCTTTTTCCAGATTGTTTATGTTTTTATTATAGGCAATCAGATTATTAGCTTTAACAGCAGAAAGATTTTTATCCTTTACTTCAAGCATAATATCCACATTGGGAATACCTTTTAAAAATTCGTTGAATACTTCTAAGTCGATTGTTTTAGAATGACTGCCTGCTCTTTTTAAAGGTGCACCTTGAGAGTAATGAATTTTTTGCCGACCGTCATCAGCTTGCCAAGTCTGGTTTGCTAAAGTGATAAAGTAGTTATCGTCTTTTGATACGTCAAACGGCAGCACCTGGTTATGCAAGTTGTCATAGACTACAGGAATATGGTTAGTTGTCCCTATTTGTAATACATCGCCTATGTTGTAAGATTTATCATCGTTTTCAATGACCAGTCTATCTTTAACTCTCTGATTCAAGAGTTGGTAGTTTTTTCCAAATCTCGCAATGGCTGCTGTTTTATCACCGTATATACCGCCGATATGCAAAATGATTTTACTGGATTTCTCTGTTCCCAATGCAGTTAAAAACCGATTATGGTAATTTAAATCTTCTATCGCTCTTTTCATAACTTCTGTGTTGGCTGAGTTTAAGACAGTGTATTGACCAGGGTGCATCGACACTCTAATGTTCTCAGCTTTTAGTTTTTCACCAATCATTTGAAACTTTTCTTGGAAAATCTCATCCCAAGGAAGATCATTAACAGGACTCGAACCAAATGGAATGATATCTGAACTGATTCTAAAAAGTTTAATGCCCATTTTAATGTTGTAATCTAGAATTCTATCTAATGTTTCTAGATTGTGTGCGGTAATGTTTAACAGGTTTTCTTGTGTTGCGGTTTTAAGTGTACAGGTTTTAAAATTTGTATTGTAGACTCCTAGGGTCAAGCAAGCATAACCGATTTTCATAAGCATCTCCTTTAAATTTTATTTTATGAAAACTGTAATTTTTTTGGTAATAGGCACTAATTATTATTCGTTAATTTTTCGAAAAAGCTCTAAAAAAGTCTCTTTTTCTTTTTGTGAAAGAACTTTAAGTAAATCAGTGTTGACCTTGGCTTCAGTGGTCCGTGCAGCTTCTACTAGTTCTTTTCCTTGTTCTGTAATGACTAACCGTGTAATACGCCGGTCCTTTTCATCATAAACGCGCTCAGCATATTTTTCCTGCACAATCATATTGGCTATATTAGTCATTGCTCCTGGTGTTACTTTTAAAAACTTAGCCAGTGTAACTTGTTTTTGCTGTCCTTTTGTTTTTAATTCACCTAGGACTAACAACGCTGAGATACTAATAGGGTAAGGAAAGGCAGCTGTCCATTTTTTCATAACAGTTTGTGTATACTGATTGACTGAATAGAGCAATTCCATATTTTGATGCATTATACGTTTCCTCCCTCTATTTATTCTAGTAAGTTAAGTTTAATTTCTTTTAGTTTACTTTTCAATAGTTTAACATTAAACTATAAATAAGCTTTTAATGAATAGAAGGGTGGAAATTTACATGTTACTAGAGAAGAAGGTCGCCATTATTACAGGCGGTGCGGGCGGTATTGGAGCAGGTATGTCAAGAGCATTAGCTGCAGAAGGCGCCAATATTGCAATTGTCGATTTGAATGAAGAAAAAGGAACAGAACTTGTTAATGAATTAGAAGATATGGGTGTTGAGGCAATATTTTTAAATAAAGATATTTCACTAGAAGAGAGTGCAAAAGAAATAAGAGAGACAGTGGTTAAGAAATTCGGCAAAATTGATGTTTTAATCAATAATGCGCATGCATCTCGACAAGCTGCTTTTATGGAAACGACAAATGAGATGTTCGAGTTATCCTTTAAAACTGGTTTTTTAGCAACATTATTCTTAATGCGGGCTTGTTATGAAGATTTAAAAGCAACGAAAGGCGCAGTAATCAACTTTGGTTCAGGTTCGGCTATGAAGGGAATGGAAACACAAGCCTCTTATGCAGCAAGTAAAGAAGCTATTCGTGGTCTGTCTCGTGTCATTGCAAATGAATGGGCACCAGAAGGCATCCGTGTAAACCTTATTTCCCCAATTGCAGAAACGGAAGGCGTGAAAAGCTGGAAAGAAAATTTTCCTGATGAATACACTGCAATGGCTAATCAAATTCCTCTTAAACGTTTGGGAGATCCACAAAAGGATATTGGTCAAGTTGCTGTTTTCTTAGCAAGTGATATGAGCAGCTTTATGACTGGGCAAACACTAATGGTTGATGGTGGTTCCATTCAACTATATTAAGTTCTCAAATAGATAAAAAAATAGATTCGCCAAGCTTAAGCTTCGGTGAACCTATTTTTTTATTGAGAGGAGGTTTTTTAAGCGAACCAAATGGACCGTTCTCTCTCGGCGCTTTCTGGTGAATCAGAAGCATGAACTGTATTTTCAGATAAACTAAGCCCATAAAGTGCACGAATGGTATTATCCCCAGATTTTTCTGGATCTGTTGTTCCATTCAGTGCCCGAACTCGTTCAACTGCATTTTCGCCTTCTAAAACAAGGGCAGCTAATGGACTTCTTGTAAGATAAGCAACTAATCTATCGAAGAATGGTTTTCCTTCATGCTCTGCATAATGTTTTTCTGCCATTGCTGAAGAAGCTTGCAACAGTTTCAAGTCAATGATTTTCAAACCGTTTCTTTCATATTCTGTTAAAATATTTCCAATCAAATTGCGTTCCACCGCATCTGGTTTCACTAATACAAGCGTTTTTTCTGTCATCAGCAACATCCCCCTAAAATAGTCTTATCATGAGTTTAACATGTTCAGCTTCTTTAGTGTAGAAGATGATGGTTGTTTAAACAAATAAATAAAACGCTTCCTTATTTGTAGCCAGATAAGTTCAGTTGTTGGAAAATTCAGACAGACTATGGTAAAACGTAGTTGAAAGGGAGGTTTTTTCAGATGGAAAAAACATTTGATGTAGTGATTATCGGCAGCGGTGTTGGCGGAACAGCGGTAGCAAATGGGCTGGCAGCAGCTGGAAAAAAGGTAGCTGTCGTAGAAAATGACTTATGGGGCGGTACTTGTCCCAATCGTGGTTGTGACCCTAAAAAAGTATTAGTCTCCGCTGTAGAAGCTAAAGATGCAGTCACTCAATTAGCCGGTAAAGGCTTTTCTGTTACTCCTCAAGTCAATTGGCCTGAACTAATGACATTTAAAGAAACGTTTACCAAGCCAGTGCCCAAAACTAGCCATGAAAGTTTGCAGTCAGCAGGGGTAGAAACCTATGCGGGCAGTGCTCAGTTTACGGATGAAAAAACACTTCAAGTAAATGGAGATAAATTGACAGCGGAACGCTTTGTTATTGCTACGGGTGCTAAACCCTCTATTTTACCGATTGAAGGAAAAGAGCACTTTTTAACCAGTAATGATTTTTTATCTTTACCTGAAATGCCTGCAACCCTTACTTTTGTCGGTGGCGGGTATATTGCTTTTGAATTGGCAGCTATCGCCAATGCTGCAGGAGCTGAAGTTCATTTGATTCATCACAACGATCGTCCGCTGAAAGCTTTTGATGCAGATTATGTAAAAGAAATCGTACATCAATTGGAAACAAAAGGCATAACATTTCATTTCAACATCGACATTAAAAAAATTGAGAAAAAAGCTGATTCTTTCATTTTAACAGATGAAAAAGAGTTTGAACTGACCACTGATCTAGTATTTTGTTCAACTGGCCGGGTACCAAATATAGACGAGTTAAATTTAGAAAAAGCGGGAGTATCATTTGATAAAAAAGGCATCCAAGTCAATGCGTATTTGCAAACCAGCAATGCGGCTATTTTTGCTTGCGGTGATGTATTGTCAAAATCCCAAGCCAAATTGACCCCGGTTTCTACTTTTGAAGGAAGTTATTTGGTTCAATATTTGACAGGGGAAACAACAGAAAAAATTGCTTATCCAAGTATTCCAACCACCATCTTTTCCAGCCCTAAATTAGCACAAACTGGAATAACCGCTGCAAAAGCATCTGAACAAGAAGAGGATTATGACATTTCGGATATTGATGCAACGTCTTGGTTCAGCTACCATCGGGTGAACGAACCCGTTTCGAAAATCAAAGTCATTACAGAACGTAAAACAGGATTATTAGTCGGTGCAACTTGCATCAATAAAAGAGCAGACGATTTAATCAATTTCTTGAGTATCTTGATCGATCAAAAAACACAAGCAGAGGATGTAGCACAGTTGATCTTGACTTACCCAACCATTGCCAACGACTTAACGTCGATTTATGCTTAGCTTTTTTTTTGGTTGAAATCACACATTAGACTAAAAAACCTCCAGCAGCGGTTTTCAGACCGATTGTTGGAGGTTTTTAACAGAATAGGGTATTATAAAAAAATTAACGAAAAGAAGCTTGGTTCTTTAACTGTTCCACGGAGGATAGAATAAAGGTATGAATAAGAATATTCTTCACGCTATCTTTTTTGACATAATGATAGGTGAAATAAACATAAAACATAGA is a window of Carnobacterium mobile DSM 4848 DNA encoding:
- a CDS encoding dihydrolipoyl dehydrogenase family protein gives rise to the protein MEKTFDVVIIGSGVGGTAVANGLAAAGKKVAVVENDLWGGTCPNRGCDPKKVLVSAVEAKDAVTQLAGKGFSVTPQVNWPELMTFKETFTKPVPKTSHESLQSAGVETYAGSAQFTDEKTLQVNGDKLTAERFVIATGAKPSILPIEGKEHFLTSNDFLSLPEMPATLTFVGGGYIAFELAAIANAAGAEVHLIHHNDRPLKAFDADYVKEIVHQLETKGITFHFNIDIKKIEKKADSFILTDEKEFELTTDLVFCSTGRVPNIDELNLEKAGVSFDKKGIQVNAYLQTSNAAIFACGDVLSKSQAKLTPVSTFEGSYLVQYLTGETTEKIAYPSIPTTIFSSPKLAQTGITAAKASEQEEDYDISDIDATSWFSYHRVNEPVSKIKVITERKTGLLVGATCINKRADDLINFLSILIDQKTQAEDVAQLILTYPTIANDLTSIYA